The Setaria italica strain Yugu1 chromosome IX, Setaria_italica_v2.0, whole genome shotgun sequence genome has a window encoding:
- the LOC101769346 gene encoding cytochrome b561 and DOMON domain-containing protein At2g04850, with protein MSWQQRGLLLMAMAVAALLPDGAVAVAAGRCTTSTPVKTYDKCIALPTQGATLAWTYDARNATLDAAFTGSFISPSGWVAWGVNAGAPAMTGARVLAAFSDPSTGALLALPFVLSPDVKLQASPLVSRPLDIPLLASSASLLAPARTVRDGAKVTIAATIRLSPNRTRVHLVWNRGLYVQGYSPTIHPTDASDLASHATVDILTTATEASPIASATLQWLHGSLNALSWGLLLPVGAAVARYLRPCAYAGPAWFYAHAAMQATGYTLGAAGFALGLVMGSASPGVTYKLHRGLGIAAATAGSLQTLAMFFRPKTTNRYRKYWKSYHHLVGYGCVVVGVVNVFQGFEVMGLGASYWKLGYCLALATLMGACVALEVNAWVLFCRRQQEEKLMRREVEDVVVKDRAAAF; from the coding sequence ATGTCGTGGCAGCAGCGGGGCTTGCTACTCATGGCGatggccgtcgccgccctcctccccgacggagcggtggcggtggcggccgggcgGTGCACGACCTCGACGCCCGTGAAGACGTACGACAAGTGCATCGCCCTGCCGACGCAGGGCGCGACGCTGGCGTGGACCTACGACGCGCGGAACGCGACGCTGGACGCCGCGTTCACGGGCTCCTTCATCTCGCCGTCGGGGTGGGTGGCCTGGGGCGTGAACGCGGGCGCGCCGGCGATGACCGGGGCGCGCGTGCTCGCGGCCTTCTCCGACCCGTCCACGGGCGCGCTGCTCGCGCTCCCGTTCGTCCTCTCCCCGGACGTCAAGCTCCAGGCGTCGCCGCTCGTGTCCCGGCCGCTGGACATCCCGCTGCTGGCGTCCTCGGCGTCGCTCCTCGCCCCCGCGCGCACCGTCCGCGACGGCGCCAAGGTGAccatcgccgccaccatccGGCTGTCgccgaaccgcaccagggtccACTTGGTGTGGAACCGGGGGCTCTACGTGCAGGGCTACTCCCCGACCATCCACCCCACCGACGCCTCCGACCTGGCGTCGCACGCCACCGTGGACATCCTGACCACCGCCACCGAGGCCTCGCCCATCGCCTCGGCCACGCTGCAGTGGCTGCACGGGTCCCTGAACGCGCTCTCCTGGGGCCTGCTCCTCCCggtcggcgcggcggtggcccgGTACCTGCGGCCGTGCGCGTACGCGGGGCCCGCGTGGTTCTACGCGCACGCGGCGATGCAGGCGACGGGGTACACCCTGGGGGCGGCCGGGTTCGCGCTGGGCCTGGTGATGGGGTCGGCGTCGCCGGGGGTGACGTACAAGCTGCACCGCGGGCTGGGcatcgcggcggcgacggcggggagcCTGCAGACGCTGGCCATGTTCTTCCGGCCCAAGACCACGAACCGGTACCGCAAGTACTGGAAGTCGTACCACCACCTGGTGGGGTACGGGTGCGTGGTGGTCGGGGTGGTGAACGTGTTCCAGGGCTTCGAGGTCATGGGGCTCGGCGCCTCCTACTGGAAGCTTGGCTACTGCCTGGCGCTCGCCACGCTCATGGGCGCCTGCGTCGCGCTGGAGGTGAACGCGTGGGTGCTCTTCTGCCGCAGGCAGCAGGAGGAGAAGCTCAtgaggagggaggtggaggacgTCGTCGTCAAGGACAGGGCAGCTGCCTTCTAG
- the LOC101769746 gene encoding uncharacterized protein LOC101769746: protein MAAYQTAFVPEPQLLNTEIIAQKATNFVADTARKDKSIGYLDVFVHQARDIHNVCIYHKQDVYAKLRLTSSPDLSCSTKVINSAGHNPVFEESLRLDVQTVDASLKCEIWMLSRVRNYLEDQLLGFALVPLADIVMGDGKLVQEFSLTSTDLFHTPAGFVQLSLSYTGCSPDVILISSPNKSVSRVPDSGNDCVVPAQLEKIEFPDLNVVKEDEIMVSKYLEMGSLDSQNPIKTENGKLLHSGNGNDIPSELGKIEFPDSENPVKADNGKLLQFGAAVPGTAICADKLEEHQDESPLSCVSTTGSSTTLSATQQSVSEPSSEPSETTVEAPPRQSQREKSQDVTDGEADSSEALAAPKDEVVKPVISINLQPEQSVVQQDIVDMYMKSMQQFTDSLAKMKLPLDVENSSPSNDDSDSSTIEKPSPSPSSSATKGSRVFYGSRAFF, encoded by the coding sequence ATGGCCGCGTACCAAACTGCCTTTGTGCCTGAGCCACAATTGCTGAACACTGAGATCATCGCTCAGAAGGCCACCAACTTTGTTGCTGACACCGCCAGAAAAGACAAATCCATTGGCTACTTGGATGTGTTTGTACACCAGGCACGTGATATCCACAATGTTTGTATCTACCACAAGCAGGACGTATATGCAAAGCTGCGCCTCACAAGCAGCCCGGATCTTTCGTGCTCAACCAAGGTGATTAATAGTGCTGGGCACAACCCAGTGTTTGAAGAAAGCCTACGGCTTGATGTGCAGACTGTGGACGCTTCACTCAAATGCGAGATATGGATGTTAAGCAGAGTGAGGAACTACTTGGAGGACCAGCTCCTTGGCTTTGCCCTTGTTCCTCTGGCAGACATTGTAATGGGTGATGGGAAGCTGGTCCAGGAGTTCTCCCTGACATCAACTGACCTTTTCCACACACCAGCTGGTTTTGTGCAGCTGTCCTTGTCATATACTGGTTGTTCCCCAGATGTCATCCTCATCTCATCACCCAATAAGTCAGTGTCAAGAGTGCCCGATTCTGGAAATGATTGTGTGGTTCCTGCTCAGCTCGAAAAGATTGAGTTCCCAGACCTAAATGTCGTGAAGGAGGATGAGATTATGGTCTCAAAGTATCTCGAGATGGGGTCTTTGGACTCTCAGAACCCTATAAAAACTGAGAATGGCAAGTTGCTGCATTCTGGAAATGGTAACGATATTCCTTCTGAACTTGGAAAAATCGAGTTCCCAGACTCTGAGAACCCTGTAAAAGCTGATAATGGCAAGTTGCTGCAGTTTGGTGCAGCTGTGCCTGGTACTGCAATCTGTGCAGATAAGCTGGAGGAACATCAGGATGAAAGCCCTCTAAGTTGTGTCTCAACCACAGGTTCCTCCACCACCCTTTCTGCAACACAACAATCAGTTTCTGAGCCAAGTTCTGAGCCGTCGGAGACCACTGTCGAGGCACCCCCAAGACAAAGCCAGAGGGAGAAAAGCCAAGATGTTACCGATGGTGAGGCTGATTCTTCTGAAGCACTAGCAGCACCCAAGGATGAAGTTGTCAAGCCTGTGATCAGCATTAATCTTCAGCCGGAGCAGTCAGTTGTCCAACAAGACATAGTTGACATGTACATGAAGAGCATGCAGCAGTTCACAGATTCTCTTGCAAAAATGAAGCTTCCATTGGATGTTGAGAATAGTAGTCCCTCAAATGACGACTCTGACTCCAGTACGATTGAGAAgccatccccatccccatcgTCATCTGCAACAAAGGGTTCTAGGGTCTTTTATGGAAGCAGGGCCTTCTTCTAA